The Halioglobus maricola genome segment GGCGATGCGCAGGCTGTCACAGCGCCGGCGCACTGTAAAGGCACCCCGCAGGTTGGTGGCTCTGGCCCGCGCATCCATGCCGGACTGGGCCGCAGTGGCGCGGTTACGTCGAAGGAGGCGCCTGTCCACTCTTACCCCGCCGAGAGCCGGCCCGTGGCTGACGAGAGCCCGGGCAAGCAGTTCCGTCTGGTTGTAGCCGCGTCGCAGTTGCCTGCTCCAGTGCATGGGTACGGGCACCAGCAGGTCGGGTCTTGTGACATGGCTTCGGTGTAGCCAGAGTGATGCCAACAAGGGTGTAAATCGCTGTTGCCCATGGTATTTCCACTGTTGGATCAGATACGCCAGATATTCGCCGTAAAGCAGGGGGACCGCTGCGCGTTCGAAGGCCGGGCGATGCTGCTGGCAGCGGCCGCAGAGTACCGCGGGTGAACCCTCTGGCAGCGGCAGGGCGCAGCATGGGCAGTGGCTGGTATTGAGAGGCATCTCCCGCTGGCAGTGTTCGCACAGTGGCAGCGGCGAGTGGCTGAACAAGCCGCAAAGAGCGCAGTACTGGGGCAGAAGCCCTTCGAGCAGGAAGTGCGATACGGCTTTTAGCTTGTTAACCATCCGGGGCCCTCCAGGTTGACAGCACTTTTGTTGGGGGTATCATTTCGGTCTCCAAACTTTGCCAGTTGAAAATCCAGGTTTGCCATGAGCATTGCTACCGTTATCGCCGAGCCCACTTCCCGGGACATTCGCCACAATTGGACCCGCGAGGAAGTTGAGGCGTTATTCGCCCTGCCGTTCAACGACCTGTTGTTCGAGGCCCAAAGTCTGCATCGCAAGTATTTTGACCCCAATAAGGTCCAGGTGAGCACATTGCTTTCCATCAAAACTGGCGCCTGCCCCGAGGACTGCGCCTATTGCCCCCAGAGCACCCGCTATGACACGGGCCTGGAAGTGGAAAAGTTGATGGAAGTGCAGAAAGTGCTAGAGCAGGCCCGCGCCGCCAAGGCCGCCGGCTCTACCCGTTTCTGTATGGGTGCCGCCTGGCGAAGCCCCAAGCAAAGGGATATGCCTCACGTTGTCGCCATGGTCAAAGGTGTGCGCGAGTTGGGTCTGGAGACCTGTATGACCCTGGGCATGCTGACCGAGGGTCAGGCTGCAGAGCTAGCTGAGGCGGGTCTGGATTACTACAACCATAATCTGGATACCTCACCGGAGTACTACGGCGACATCATTACCACTCGCACCTACCAGGACCGTCTGGATACCCTGGACCATGTGCGGGACTCGGGTATGAAAATCTGTTCCGGCGGTATCGTTGGTATGGGTGAGCAGCAGGGCGACCGCGCCGGGATGCTGCAACAGCTGGCAAATCTGTCCCAGCACCCGGAGAGTGTGCCCATCAATATGTTGGTGCGTGTAGAAGGGACACCGCTCGAGGCCGAGGACGACCTCGATTCTTTTGAATTCATCCGTGTCATTGCGGTTGCCCGCATCATGATGCCTGCTTCCCACGTGCGCCTATCCGCCGGTCGCGAAGAAATGAATGAGCAGATGCACGCACTGGCCTACTTCGCAGGGGCAAACTCCATCTTCTACGGTGAAAAGTTGCTGACGACACCCAACCCGCGAGCGAACAGCGACATGGCCCTGTTCGGCAAACTGGGAATTAATACTGAAGAGTTGGCGCTGGAGCAGCCGCCCGAGGACCCAAGCCCTCAATTCTACGACGCTGCCCGCGCCTGAGTGGTGCGGTGCCAGGCTTCAACGAGCGTATTCAAGCTGCCCTCGAGCAGCGCCGTCGCGACGACCTTTATCGCCAGCGCCTGACTCTGGAATCCAGCCAGGGCCCAACGGTGCGCGTTGAAGGGCGCGAGGTTCTTAATTTTTGCAGCAACGACTACCTGGGCCTCGCCGCCCACCCAGAGGTGGTGGCCGGCTTGTGCGAAGGAGCTGAACGCTACGGTGTGGGTAGTGGGGCATCGCATCTGGTGTGCGGCCACTCGGCGCCTCACCATGCGCTGGAAGAGGCTCTCGCTGAGCTGACGGGGCGGCCTCGGGCCTTGCTGTTTTCTTCCGGCTACTCCGCCAACACCGGCACGCTTGGCTCCCTTCTGCAAAAAGGTGATTCAGTTTTCCAGGATCGTCTCAACCACGCCTCGCTACTGGACGGCGGCCTCCATAGCGGGGCGCGTTTCCAGCGCTTCCGGCACAGCGATGTGCCACACCTCGAACACAAATTGGCCGGCGTGACCGAGGGCGAGAAGCTCGTGGTGGTCGATGGGGTGTTCAGCATGGATGGCGATGTGGCTCCGCTCACCGATCTCGCCGCTGCGTGCCGGCGTAACAATGCCTGGTTAATGGTAGATGACGCTCACGGTTTTGGTGTCATGGGCCCCGGTGGTGCCGGCAGTGTTGCCGCCGCCGGCCTGGATGTCGATGATGTGCCGGTGCTCATGGCCACACTGGGCAAAGCATTGGGCTGTGCCGGTGCTTTTGTCGCTGGCGAAGCGCCGCTGATTGAGAGCCTTGTCCAGAGTGCTCGCAATTACATCTATACCACGGCACTGCCGCCTGCTGTGGCCTCAGCTGCCCTGGCTGCAGTGCGTCTGCTGACCACAGAGGCCTGGCGCCGCGAACATCTGGAACAACTGATCCGGCGTTTCCGTGCGGGAGCAGAAGCTGTTGGCCTGCCACTCATGGCGTCTACGAGTGCTATCCAGCCCTTGTTAGTGGGTGACGCCGGCAAAGCACTCGAATTGAGCGCAAGGCTGCGCGTGGCCGGTCTTCTTGTGGGCGCGATTCGCCCACCTACCGTACCCGCTGGTACCTCTCGTTTACGCATCACATTGACGGCGGCTCACTCAGAGCAACAGGTGGATCGCCTGCTGGAAGTACTGGCTGAAGAGGCGGCTCAAGTACTGTGAAGCTGGTCCCCGAATATCTTCCTGCCAACAGTGAGCCCGGTTTGGACTTGGTCCTGTTACACGGCTGGGGCGCTAACCGAGAGGTATGGCGACCATTGCTCGCATACCTGCGCAGCTGGGCTAACGTCACCTTGCTGGACCTGCCCGGCCTCGCACCGGATTGTGATGGATTGCAACCGGAGCTCGACGCACTGTTGGACTCGATTCTTGAGGCGACCCCGCAGCGAGCTGTCTACCTGGGCTGGTCCCTCGGCGGGCAACTTGCCCTTGCTCTGGCGGAGCGAGCAGAAAACAGAGTAGAGGCAGTGATAACACTGTGCAGTAACCCCCGCTTTGTTGCCGATGAAAATTGGCCGGGCATGGCCGCTCCAGAATTGGCGGAATTCCAAGCCGCCTGCGCGGCAGATCCTCGGCGTACGCTGCGCCGTTTCGACAGTTTGCAGGTGGCCGGCGCTTTGGTGCCTCGACCCTTGTTGCGCGCGCTGCAAGCCTCGCGTCCAGCCGAGACGTCAGACGCGCTTGGCACGGGCCTGAGCTGGCTGGCAACGCTGGATCAGCGGATTGTCTTGAGCGGCCTGCAGATACCCCATTTGCATCTGCTTGCGGCTAACGATCAACTCCATCCTCCGGGTCTGGCAGAGGCATTGCGAGGTATTGCGACCGGCGAGGTCGAAGTCTTGCCAGACTGCAGCCATGCTGCGCTGCTGGAGCAACCCGCGACGATTAACACTCGCCTGCAGGCCTTTTTCCGGCGCTGCGAATTACTGCCGGGGCAGGGAGCACCAGTTGCACTGGCTAAATCTGACGTGGCTGATTCCTTCAGTCGCGCGGCTGCGCAATATGACAGTGTGGCGCAATTACAGCGAGATGTTGGCGAACGCCTGCTGCAGCAGATCGGCGATTTGCCTGAGGCTCCCGCGACGGTGCTGGACCTGGGCAGCGGTACGGGCTATTTCTGTACTGCGCTCAAGGCGGAGTTTCCCGATAGCGAATATATTGGGCTCGACCTTGCCGAAGGCATGGTGCGTTTCGCACGCGAAGCTCACCCCGCGGCTGGCCAGTGGTTGGTCGCGGATGCTGAGGCCTTGCCGCTGGCCGCCAACTCGGTGGATTTGGTTTTCAGCAGCCTCGCCATTCAGTGGTGCCTGCGCCCAGAGCTGTTGTTTGCGGAAATCGCGCGCGTTTTGCGCCCGGGCGGCCGCTGCGTATTCACTTCGCTGGGACCGGCCACATTGCACGAGCTGCGCAGCGCGTGGGCAACCGTGGACGAGCATCAGCATGTAAATGCGTTCTTGCCCCTGACCCGGCTGGAAAGCGCTGCGGTGCAAGTACCGGGTATTTCCCTTACAGCGAACGTGGAGCCGTTCCGCATGGAATATCAGCAGGTACGAGAACTATTGAATGAGCTAAAAACCCTGGGTGCACATAATGTAAACCGCGACCGCCCCGCGGGCTTGACCGGACGACGCGCCTTGCAGGGGATGTTGCAGGCTTACGAAAAATGGCGCCAGGATGGTGTGCTACCCGCCAGTTACGAGGTGTTTTTTGGCACCCTGGAGAAATTGTGAGTAAGACGTATTTTGTGACCGGTACCGACACCGAGGTCGGCAAAACGGCGGTAAGTTGCGCCATTCTCGAAGCGGCTGCGGCTGCAGGTTTAAGCACCGCCGCCGTCAAACCCGTGGCGGCAGGGTGTGATGAGCAAGGGCAGAACGAAGACGCGCTGCAGTTGATGGCGAGCATGACGGCCGAGATGGGCTACGCCCAGGTAAATCCGGTGGCGCTGGCTCCAGCGATAGCGCCGCATATTGCGGCTGCGCAAGCGGGCAGGAATCTCAAAGCTTCGCAGCTGGCTGGCTTCTGTCGCGGCGTTATGATGTCGCCGGCTGATCTCGTGCTGATCGAGGGAGCTGGTGGCTGGCGTGTGCCAATCTCGTCGCGAGAGACGCTGGCCGATCTGGCCCGAGAGCTGCAGGCAGGTGTCATCCTGGTGGTTGGCATGCGTCTGGGCTGCATCAATCACGCCGTACTTACCGCTGAGGCTGTCATCCGCGATGGCCTGCCGCTGGCGGGATGGGTGGCTAATCAGCCCGGTGAGCGCATGGGATGTCACGAGGAGAACCTGGACACATTACGGAACCTGTTACCCGCGCCGCTGCTCGGCGAGATTCCCGAAATTTCGCCATGGGACCCAAAGAAGGCATCTTCGTTTATTGATATTAGTCGTCTTACAGGTAAGTAAGTGCTTACTATGTTCGTTATCCAGCGCTAGCCATCGCACCTTGTTTGGTCGCTTTATAACCAGATTATCGCCT includes the following:
- a CDS encoding ComF family protein, yielding MVNKLKAVSHFLLEGLLPQYCALCGLFSHSPLPLCEHCQREMPLNTSHCPCCALPLPEGSPAVLCGRCQQHRPAFERAAVPLLYGEYLAYLIQQWKYHGQQRFTPLLASLWLHRSHVTRPDLLVPVPMHWSRQLRRGYNQTELLARALVSHGPALGGVRVDRRLLRRNRATAAQSGMDARARATNLRGAFTVRRRCDSLRIALVDDVMTTGATADAAASALLDAGAAGVEIWCLARTPID
- the bioD gene encoding dethiobiotin synthase — protein: MSKTYFVTGTDTEVGKTAVSCAILEAAAAAGLSTAAVKPVAAGCDEQGQNEDALQLMASMTAEMGYAQVNPVALAPAIAPHIAAAQAGRNLKASQLAGFCRGVMMSPADLVLIEGAGGWRVPISSRETLADLARELQAGVILVVGMRLGCINHAVLTAEAVIRDGLPLAGWVANQPGERMGCHEENLDTLRNLLPAPLLGEIPEISPWDPKKASSFIDISRLTGK
- the bioC gene encoding malonyl-ACP O-methyltransferase BioC — translated: MKLVPEYLPANSEPGLDLVLLHGWGANREVWRPLLAYLRSWANVTLLDLPGLAPDCDGLQPELDALLDSILEATPQRAVYLGWSLGGQLALALAERAENRVEAVITLCSNPRFVADENWPGMAAPELAEFQAACAADPRRTLRRFDSLQVAGALVPRPLLRALQASRPAETSDALGTGLSWLATLDQRIVLSGLQIPHLHLLAANDQLHPPGLAEALRGIATGEVEVLPDCSHAALLEQPATINTRLQAFFRRCELLPGQGAPVALAKSDVADSFSRAAAQYDSVAQLQRDVGERLLQQIGDLPEAPATVLDLGSGTGYFCTALKAEFPDSEYIGLDLAEGMVRFAREAHPAAGQWLVADAEALPLAANSVDLVFSSLAIQWCLRPELLFAEIARVLRPGGRCVFTSLGPATLHELRSAWATVDEHQHVNAFLPLTRLESAAVQVPGISLTANVEPFRMEYQQVRELLNELKTLGAHNVNRDRPAGLTGRRALQGMLQAYEKWRQDGVLPASYEVFFGTLEKL
- the bioB gene encoding biotin synthase BioB; this translates as MSIATVIAEPTSRDIRHNWTREEVEALFALPFNDLLFEAQSLHRKYFDPNKVQVSTLLSIKTGACPEDCAYCPQSTRYDTGLEVEKLMEVQKVLEQARAAKAAGSTRFCMGAAWRSPKQRDMPHVVAMVKGVRELGLETCMTLGMLTEGQAAELAEAGLDYYNHNLDTSPEYYGDIITTRTYQDRLDTLDHVRDSGMKICSGGIVGMGEQQGDRAGMLQQLANLSQHPESVPINMLVRVEGTPLEAEDDLDSFEFIRVIAVARIMMPASHVRLSAGREEMNEQMHALAYFAGANSIFYGEKLLTTPNPRANSDMALFGKLGINTEELALEQPPEDPSPQFYDAARA
- the bioF gene encoding 8-amino-7-oxononanoate synthase; the protein is MPGFNERIQAALEQRRRDDLYRQRLTLESSQGPTVRVEGREVLNFCSNDYLGLAAHPEVVAGLCEGAERYGVGSGASHLVCGHSAPHHALEEALAELTGRPRALLFSSGYSANTGTLGSLLQKGDSVFQDRLNHASLLDGGLHSGARFQRFRHSDVPHLEHKLAGVTEGEKLVVVDGVFSMDGDVAPLTDLAAACRRNNAWLMVDDAHGFGVMGPGGAGSVAAAGLDVDDVPVLMATLGKALGCAGAFVAGEAPLIESLVQSARNYIYTTALPPAVASAALAAVRLLTTEAWRREHLEQLIRRFRAGAEAVGLPLMASTSAIQPLLVGDAGKALELSARLRVAGLLVGAIRPPTVPAGTSRLRITLTAAHSEQQVDRLLEVLAEEAAQVL